A portion of the Cryptomeria japonica chromosome 5, Sugi_1.0, whole genome shotgun sequence genome contains these proteins:
- the LOC131042949 gene encoding L-type lectin-domain containing receptor kinase IX.1 produces the protein MSSLSISVSIVHSADLNFSFPEFTRCNTSDILCVLDATISEHEIHLTNSSSASYKLTDRTAGRVVYNQTIQMSSLASFTTQMQFVMNYYGGHGIAFLMTSKEIAIQRTSCSHAGLPGNGSDLSADAFAVEFSSESSHVHTKVGNARPIDYNTTELNEILNDGTLWNARIDYDGIRKYLQIFLSNASNSSMSQTDPVLAHPFDCSKYLPDNLVVGISASAHDSFETHTILSWSFNTKAKSKKSSMKIIIVTTVVTSFCLVVVIVMCSLFSIAKKKRRLGSRREQTCEDNEIEIGMLVDKGPCRYKLEDLKAATNNFSESVKLGEGGFGDVYKAVLEETNEVVAVKRISQRSRQGMKEFISEISIVSRVRHRNLVQLLGWCHEKGELLLVYEYMSNGSLDKYLFVDSHPLQWSYRYRIALEIAYGLLYLHEGWDQCIVHRDVKSSNVMLDCNFNAKLGDFGLARMFEHNRLSQTTIAAGTLGYLAPECVMTGRTSPESDVYSFGAVALEIATGRKALDVSLLEHNMRLVEWVWDLYGQGKVLEAADGRFDGEFEKTEMEQLMGIGLWCSHPDPAERPKITQVVKLLKLEDQVPQLPPALPVPTYAVVQGAKLPVASSLTTGLSQAFPYFASTPSHSMESSTSVSAGAPGTTSQVSSSSYSSALPME, from the coding sequence ATGAGTAGTCTGTCTATCTCTGTTTCGATCGTCCATTCGGCAGACCTGAATTTCAGCTTTCCTGAATTCACCAGATGCAATACAAGCGACATTCTCTGTGTTTTAGACGCCACAATATCAGAGCATGAAATCCATCTTACAAATAGTTCAAGTGCTTCCTACAAATTGACCGACAGGACAGCAGGCAGAGTTGTTTACAACCAGACCATTCAGATGTCTTCTCTTGCCAGTTTTACAACGCAGATGCAGTTTGTTATGAATTATTATGGAGGCCATGGAATCGCTTTCTTAATGACATCAAAAGAAATCGCGATTCAGCGGACAAGTTGCTCCCACGCTGGTCTTCCAGGAAATGGATCAGATCTCTCAGCTGACGCATTCGCTGTTGAATTTAGTAGTGAATCATCCCATGTCCACACAAAAGTTGGTAATGCTCGCCCTATAGATTACAATACTACCGAGTTAAACGAAATTTTAAATGATGGTACTTTGTGGAATGCACGTATAGATTATGACGGTATAAGAAAATACCTGCAAATATTCTTGTCCAATGCCTCCAATAGCTCAATGTCCCAAACAGATCCGGTTCTAGCGCATCCTTTTGATTGCTCAAAGTATCTTCCTGATAACCTTGTAGTAGGGATTTCTGCTTCTGCTCATGACTCCTTTGAGACGCACACAATCCTTTCATGGAGCTTCAATACCAAGGCAAAATCGAAGAAATCTTCCATGAAAATAATAATTGTGACGACTGTAGTGActtctttttgtttagtagtaGTAATAGTTATGTGCAGCTTATTTTCCATTGCCAAAAAGAAGAGGAGATTGGGAAGTAGAAGAGAACAAACATGTGAAGATAATGAAATAGAGATTGGCATGCTTGTAGACAAGGGTCCATGTAGATATAAGCTGGAGGATCTCAAGGCCGCAACCAACAATTTCAGTGAAAGTGTAAAGCTTGGAGAAGGAGGATTTGGAGATGTGTACAAAGCAGTTTTAGAAGAAACAAATGAAGTGGTAGCTGTAAAGCGAATCTCACAAAGGTCGAGACAAGGAATGAAAGAGTTCATCTCAGAAATAAGTATTGTCAGTCGAGTAAGACATCGAAATCTCGTTCAACTTTTGGGATGGTGCCACGAGAAAGGAGAATTGCTTTTGGTATATGAATACATGTCCAATGGAAGCCTTGACAAATATCTTTTTGTAGATTCTCATCCACTGCAGTGGAGTTACAGGTATCGAATAGCTCTGGAAATAGCTTATGGACTATTGTATCTCCATGAAGGATGGGACCAATGTATTGTACACAGAGATGTAAAATCCAGCAATGTTATGCTTGATTGCAACTTCAATGCAAAGCTTGGGGATTTTGGTTTGGCACGCATGTTTGAGCACAATCGTCTATCTCAGACCACAATAGCGGCTGGAACCTTGGGTTACCTCGCTCCTGAGTGTGTAATGACTGGAAGAACAAGTCCTGAATCAGATGTTTATAGCTTTGGAGCCGTGGCCTTGGAAATCGCTACAGGAAGGAAAGCGTTAGATGTGAGTTTGCTAGAGCATAATATGAGACTTGTGGAGTGGGTATGGGATCTTTATGGGCAAGGAAAAGTTTTGGAAGCCGCAGACGGGAGGtttgatggagagtttgagaagaCAGAAATGGAACAATTGATGGGGATAGGGCTGTGGTGCTCTCATCCAGATCCAGCTGAAAGGCCCAAAATAACTCAAGTGGTGAAGTTGCTGAAGCTGGAAGATCAAGTGCCTCAGCTCCCTCCAGCATTACCTGTACCAACATATGCTGTGGTTCAAGGAGCCAAGCTCCCAGTGGCTTCTTCACTTACAACTGGTCTTTCTCAGGCATTCCCATATTTTGCTTCAACCCCTTCTCATTCGATGGAATCTTCAACCTCTGTATCAGCGGGCGCTCCAGGTACTACGTCTCAAGTCTCCTCCTCTTCATATTCAAGTGCGCTTCCCATGGAATAG